A stretch of Chitinophaga caeni DNA encodes these proteins:
- a CDS encoding serine hydrolase domain-containing protein: MAQVKNNMLDSLTADLARGKYNNIDGIILSQNGSIFYEKYFNNYHKDSLHDSRSAFKSITSLLIGIAIDKGYIKSVREKVYPFFNNYKPSGNWDERKNSMTLQHLLEMKSGYDCEEWNGSKDCESEMENAKDWIQFSLDLPLAERPGQKWSYASSNAMILGGVLSKSSKMTVTEFANKFLFQPLDIQNYRWTKDPSGQEMTAGSFYVLPKDFLKIGELVLNKGTYKNQAIVSSTWITQSTKPITEIEGFSNVKISKTNLAIPQPTYYGYGWYNEKIKTDKYNYDLIFASGNGGQYIMILQELNLVAVFTGNSYNSSKSKLPFEVLIKYILPYLRQN, from the coding sequence GTGGCACAGGTTAAAAATAATATGTTAGACAGCCTTACGGCAGATTTAGCCAGAGGAAAATATAACAACATTGATGGCATTATCTTATCTCAAAACGGAAGTATTTTTTACGAAAAATATTTTAACAATTACCATAAAGACAGTTTACATGATAGCCGTTCTGCATTTAAGTCAATAACGAGCTTGCTTATTGGGATAGCTATTGACAAAGGTTATATAAAAAGTGTCCGGGAAAAAGTATACCCTTTTTTCAATAATTATAAACCTTCGGGGAATTGGGATGAAAGGAAAAATAGCATGACCCTTCAACATTTATTGGAAATGAAATCTGGCTATGACTGTGAAGAATGGAATGGAAGTAAGGATTGTGAAAGCGAAATGGAAAACGCTAAGGATTGGATTCAATTCTCATTGGATTTGCCCTTAGCGGAACGTCCGGGGCAAAAATGGTCATACGCTTCTTCTAATGCGATGATTTTGGGTGGAGTTTTATCAAAATCGTCAAAAATGACGGTTACTGAATTCGCAAATAAATTCTTGTTTCAACCTTTAGACATTCAAAACTATCGTTGGACAAAAGACCCATCCGGACAAGAAATGACAGCAGGGTCATTTTACGTATTACCAAAAGATTTTCTTAAGATCGGAGAGCTAGTATTAAATAAGGGTACATACAAAAATCAAGCTATAGTTTCTAGCACCTGGATTACCCAATCTACAAAACCTATAACCGAGATTGAAGGCTTTTCTAATGTCAAAATCTCGAAAACAAATTTAGCCATCCCCCAACCAACATATTATGGTTATGGATGGTATAATGAGAAGATAAAAACTGATAAATACAATTACGATCTGATTTTTGCCTCAGGGAACGGTGGACAATACATAATGATCCTTCAAGAATTAAACCTGGTAGCGGTATTCACCGGCAATAGTTACAACTCATCAAAATCCAAATTACCTTTCGAGGTGCTGATAAAATATATTTTACCGTATCTACGACAAAATTAG
- a CDS encoding RHS repeat domain-containing protein, whose product MDLSTTFDIDTSWLSEGRRTYELTNHLGNVLATISDKRIPVYENDGTTVAYYDVDLLSAVDYYPFGMQMPGRVFNGGGYRYGFNGKENDNEVKGEGSQQDYGMRVYDPRLGRFLSVDPITKQYPELTPCQFATNMPIWAVDLDGLEAFKVTQRSFAPWRRFGDAFGTFKKSFKGDDRGFSLFESGSRWDVMKATARLHSMAKFTLGTDGVSEEGHFASITTGYKNFVGRQEKQCICETKW is encoded by the coding sequence TTGGACCTAAGTACGACTTTCGATATCGACACGAGCTGGCTCTCCGAAGGCCGCCGCACCTACGAGCTGACGAACCACCTGGGCAACGTGCTGGCCACGATCAGCGATAAACGCATCCCGGTTTATGAAAATGATGGTACGACGGTTGCGTATTATGATGTAGATTTGTTGAGCGCGGTGGATTATTACCCTTTCGGTATGCAGATGCCGGGTAGGGTGTTTAACGGTGGTGGGTATCGGTATGGGTTTAATGGGAAAGAGAATGATAACGAGGTGAAGGGAGAAGGGAGCCAGCAGGATTACGGGATGCGGGTGTATGATCCGAGGTTGGGGCGGTTTTTATCCGTGGATCCGATAACTAAGCAATATCCTGAATTAACACCCTGTCAGTTCGCTACTAATATGCCTATTTGGGCTGTTGATTTAGACGGGTTGGAGGCGTTTAAAGTTACTCAGAGATCATTTGCTCCCTGGAGACGATTTGGAGATGCATTTGGTACATTTAAGAAAAGCTTTAAAGGTGATGATCGTGGTTTTTCCTTGTTTGAGTCAGGTTCTCGATGGGATGTGATGAAAGCTACGGCACGTTTGCACTCCATGGCAAAGTTTACTTTAGGAACAGATGGCGTTAGTGAAGAAGGTCACTTTGCTAGTATAACCACTGGCTATAAAAATTTTGTTGGAAGGCAAGAGAAACAGTGCATTTGCGAAACCAAGTGGTAA
- a CDS encoding toxin C-terminal domain-containing protein, with translation MKLPKGFKKTNLVSHEQKVYSDGKRWITPDKDGHNGGVWKVYDNPNDVGKNKKHRDETYDSDLNKIGN, from the coding sequence ATAAAACTACCTAAAGGGTTTAAAAAAACTAATCTGGTTTCTCATGAACAGAAAGTATATTCGGATGGCAAACGGTGGATTACTCCTGATAAAGATGGGCATAATGGAGGGGTTTGGAAAGTATATGATAATCCAAATGATGTTGGTAAAAATAAAAAACATAGAGATGAGACTTATGATTCTGATTTAAATAAAATTGGTAATTAA
- a CDS encoding YciI family protein: MKEFALIFRLKDIDDFRPSPEQMQERMNWLANIAAQNKLVDKGNTLIPAAGSAKVVGKDKMVTDGPYTEIKEFISGYIVIRAENIEEAVELAKGNPIYKVGGNIEIREILKRD, encoded by the coding sequence ATGAAAGAATTTGCATTGATCTTCAGGCTAAAAGACATCGATGATTTCAGGCCTTCCCCCGAACAAATGCAGGAGCGGATGAATTGGCTAGCCAACATTGCCGCCCAAAACAAGCTGGTAGATAAAGGCAATACCCTGATTCCCGCCGCGGGTAGCGCCAAAGTTGTCGGGAAGGATAAAATGGTAACCGATGGACCGTATACTGAAATCAAGGAGTTCATCAGCGGTTATATTGTTATCAGGGCAGAAAACATAGAAGAAGCCGTTGAACTCGCCAAGGGAAATCCCATTTACAAGGTCGGCGGAAATATCGAGATCCGGGAAATACTTAAACGCGATTAA
- a CDS encoding RHS repeat domain-containing protein yields MKATSGVHANFDGYKINSPKTDAEYRYYLHGPLARLELGDNKVQGVDYAYTLQGWLKGVNGHYLDASSEMGGDGQPGSPMATVARDAYAYALDYYAGDYLPIGGNNAGAFPLHFQVNGADTIGRDLFNGNISRMNVAIKGIGNGATVGNLYGYDQLNRLVSMRQRSLSPGATTWHALSPGQSYAEDIAYDANGNILTYRRFRGNGTEMDRLSYRYNRGMDGRLLDNRLNYVEDAVNDAAYGGDIETQVPENYAYDRVGNLVKDFSGGIDKISWTVYGKIGKITKSGGGILDYGYDAGGQRVSKAFTPPGEATKTTWYLREPSGNVLAVYEQESGSSGPRWAEQHLYGSSRLGLWNPRLDLSTTFDIDTSWLSEGRRTYELTNHLGNVLATISDKRIPVYENDGMTVAYYDVDLLSAVDYYPFGMQMPGRVFNGGGYRYGFNGKENDNEVKGVGNQYDYGFRIYDPRIGKFLSVDPLASSFPHMSPYAAFNNNPLRFTDPTGMAPEDWIEKDGKMMYDNRVANQADATALYGEGATYRPNGYTYTASNGANIELGDYGFFKSNGQIFSSPDLAQNSLAYTNPTQAMANAQSQIAGVRGNYTASAGVIGFISTDAAIPEPTDAAWPKWAAYAVAGGIAAYYVAKMEGEIEGIMRRAGGPQGVQYSLRATATGPYTCYTCGSGTMNLGVGDVWKYGETINPATRYSESFKNGMGVQQFDEFFGNQVQIKVMEKTKIYGYFLQNGHLPPGNKIFR; encoded by the coding sequence GTGAAAGCGACCAGCGGCGTCCACGCTAACTTCGACGGTTACAAGATCAACAGCCCTAAAACGGATGCCGAGTACCGCTATTACTTGCACGGGCCGCTGGCACGCCTGGAGTTGGGGGATAACAAGGTGCAGGGTGTCGATTATGCCTACACCTTGCAGGGATGGCTGAAAGGTGTGAACGGCCATTACCTGGACGCATCTTCCGAGATGGGGGGCGACGGGCAGCCCGGTAGCCCGATGGCCACGGTGGCCCGCGATGCGTACGCCTACGCGCTGGATTATTACGCTGGGGATTACCTGCCGATCGGGGGTAATAACGCGGGGGCCTTCCCCTTGCATTTCCAGGTCAACGGCGCCGATACGATCGGCCGTGACCTGTTCAACGGGAACATCTCGCGGATGAACGTTGCGATCAAGGGAATCGGCAACGGCGCCACGGTGGGCAACCTGTACGGTTACGACCAGCTCAACCGCCTGGTATCGATGCGGCAACGGTCACTGTCGCCGGGAGCCACGACCTGGCACGCGCTCTCGCCCGGGCAATCCTACGCCGAGGATATCGCCTACGATGCGAACGGCAACATCCTTACTTACCGCCGCTTCCGCGGCAACGGCACGGAGATGGACCGCCTCTCTTACCGCTACAACCGCGGCATGGACGGCCGCCTCCTGGACAACCGCCTGAACTACGTCGAGGACGCGGTGAACGATGCCGCCTACGGCGGCGATATCGAGACGCAGGTGCCGGAGAACTATGCCTACGACCGCGTGGGCAACCTCGTCAAGGATTTTTCCGGCGGCATCGACAAGATCAGCTGGACGGTGTACGGCAAGATCGGGAAGATCACGAAATCGGGTGGCGGCATCCTCGATTACGGCTACGATGCCGGTGGCCAGCGGGTATCGAAAGCCTTCACGCCGCCGGGCGAGGCCACGAAGACGACCTGGTACCTCCGGGAGCCATCGGGCAATGTGCTGGCCGTGTACGAGCAGGAGAGCGGCAGCAGCGGGCCGCGCTGGGCGGAGCAGCACCTCTACGGCAGCAGCCGCCTCGGCCTGTGGAACCCCCGCTTGGACCTAAGTACGACCTTCGATATCGACACGAGCTGGCTCTCCGAAGGCCGCCGCACCTACGAGCTGACGAACCACCTGGGCAACGTGCTGGCCACGATCAGCGATAAGCGCATCCCGGTTTATGAAAATGATGGTATGACGGTTGCGTATTATGATGTAGATTTGTTGAGCGCGGTGGATTATTATCCTTTCGGTATGCAGATGCCGGGAAGGGTGTTTAACGGTGGTGGGTATCGTTATGGGTTTAATGGGAAAGAGAATGATAATGAGGTGAAGGGAGTGGGAAACCAATACGATTATGGGTTCAGGATATATGATCCCAGAATTGGAAAATTTTTATCTGTTGACCCATTAGCAAGTTCCTTTCCTCATATGTCACCATATGCTGCGTTCAATAATAATCCGTTACGATTTACCGACCCGACAGGAATGGCCCCAGAAGATTGGATTGAGAAAGACGGTAAAATGATGTATGATAACAGGGTAGCCAATCAGGCAGATGCAACAGCTCTATATGGAGAAGGAGCGACTTATAGACCAAACGGATATACGTACACTGCGTCAAATGGTGCAAATATTGAATTGGGTGATTATGGCTTTTTTAAGAGTAATGGACAAATATTCTCGTCACCTGATTTAGCTCAAAATTCATTAGCATATACAAACCCAACCCAAGCAATGGCAAATGCTCAAAGCCAAATTGCAGGTGTTAGAGGAAATTATACAGCTTCTGCAGGAGTTATAGGATTTATATCAACAGATGCAGCAATACCAGAACCAACGGATGCAGCCTGGCCGAAATGGGCAGCTTATGCGGTTGCAGGCGGTATAGCCGCTTATTATGTTGCTAAGATGGAGGGCGAAATAGAAGGCATAATGAGACGTGCAGGAGGGCCACAAGGTGTGCAATATTCTTTAAGGGCAACAGCAACAGGCCCTTATACTTGTTATACTTGTGGAAGTGGAACAATGAATTTAGGTGTAGGTGATGTATGGAAATATGGGGAAACAATTAATCCTGCAACAAGGTATTCCGAATCTTTTAAAAATGGTATGGGCGTTCAACAGTTTGATGAGTTTTTTGGCAATCAGGTTCAAATAAAAGTAATGGAGAAAACCAAGATTTACGGTTACTTCTTGCAAAATGGACATTTGCCACCAGGAAATAAAATATTTAGATAA
- a CDS encoding MarR family winged helix-turn-helix transcriptional regulator, translating to MNKKTKEEFRSASRGYSDASIFMHEAIARKAGLTGADHKYLGLILQHEKLTAGELSKLTGLTKGAVTGLIDRLLEKKLVERQFVENDRRKVIIVPNVENSMKLLQPFFTELQEKTAKLLKTFSETEIQAIQRYFVEATNIMKATTEKLNNS from the coding sequence ATGAACAAAAAAACTAAAGAGGAATTCCGGTCTGCGAGCCGTGGTTATTCGGATGCATCGATTTTTATGCATGAAGCTATTGCCCGGAAAGCAGGATTAACAGGTGCAGATCACAAGTACCTGGGACTGATCTTACAACATGAAAAGCTGACTGCCGGGGAACTTTCAAAACTCACGGGGTTAACGAAAGGGGCAGTAACGGGATTAATTGACCGGCTATTGGAAAAAAAACTCGTAGAAAGACAATTCGTTGAAAATGACCGGAGGAAAGTAATCATAGTACCCAATGTAGAGAATAGTATGAAGCTTTTGCAACCGTTTTTTACAGAACTGCAAGAAAAGACGGCCAAGCTCCTAAAGACTTTCTCCGAAACCGAAATACAGGCGATACAACGTTATTTTGTTGAAGCAACCAACATAATGAAAGCCACGACCGAAAAATTAAATAACAGCTAA
- a CDS encoding DUF4279 domain-containing protein has translation MSKISLAIKITSSSLAMEEVSALLNIQPTYSHRKGDLYTLNTQNGHLRKMWNHDFWEYREEYIDHDIYHTKDFISRIIRTREDRFKELKKYANIVFFVTGYFVKYDKARFQFSRDEFNLLTNTGAEIDVDLYFRSDSI, from the coding sequence ATGAGTAAAATATCATTGGCAATTAAGATTACATCAAGCAGTCTTGCAATGGAAGAGGTGTCTGCTCTACTAAATATTCAGCCAACTTATAGCCATAGAAAGGGGGATTTATATACTTTAAATACCCAAAATGGTCATTTAAGAAAGATGTGGAATCATGATTTTTGGGAGTATAGAGAAGAATACATTGACCATGATATTTATCATACCAAGGATTTTATCAGCCGTATTATAAGAACAAGAGAGGATAGGTTTAAAGAACTTAAAAAGTATGCTAATATTGTTTTTTTTGTAACTGGATATTTTGTTAAATATGATAAAGCGAGATTTCAATTTTCTAGAGACGAATTTAATCTTTTGACTAATACAGGTGCTGAAATTGATGTGGATCTTTATTTTAGATCGGATAGTATTTAA
- a CDS encoding heme-binding domain-containing protein yields MKKMSSTKKILIILLLVFIVIQVIRPGKNEGQAMGTEDITSVVQVPDSIMVILKASCYDCHSDHSEYPWFDQVTPVNWWVNHHINEGKSELNFTHFGTYSAKKMHHKLDEIAETVEKGEMPLPSYLWMHGEAKLSPAQREAIINWAKSAQGSLQLQQP; encoded by the coding sequence ATGAAAAAAATGAGCAGCACTAAGAAAATATTGATCATATTATTACTGGTCTTTATCGTTATACAAGTTATCAGGCCCGGCAAAAACGAAGGACAAGCAATGGGAACGGAAGATATTACTTCCGTGGTCCAGGTTCCGGATAGTATAATGGTTATCCTGAAAGCATCCTGTTACGACTGTCATTCCGATCATAGCGAATATCCCTGGTTCGACCAGGTAACCCCGGTCAATTGGTGGGTTAACCACCATATAAATGAAGGGAAATCCGAATTGAATTTTACCCACTTCGGTACCTATTCAGCCAAAAAGATGCATCATAAGTTGGATGAGATAGCCGAAACGGTTGAAAAAGGGGAAATGCCCCTTCCTTCTTACCTGTGGATGCACGGCGAAGCCAAGTTAAGTCCCGCTCAAAGAGAAGCCATCATCAATTGGGCTAAATCGGCTCAAGGTTCGCTGCAACTTCAGCAACCTTAA
- a CDS encoding transposase, which translates to MQQVTTNYLTKAEIWLGLSILLYFLMNGAQIFETFVFVPKWVASPPHNFNLLVDGQGASLKFFWIIMHSLHEITFILAIIFCWKIAMVRNWLLILFAIHFAVRVWTLSYFAPNIIAFQGMAENPSLAKDLVSSTKLWQTLNYIRVAIFIAVSLGLIPVWLKLVGLRG; encoded by the coding sequence ATGCAACAGGTTACAACGAATTACTTAACGAAAGCAGAAATATGGCTCGGCCTCTCCATACTACTCTATTTCTTAATGAATGGTGCGCAAATCTTCGAAACATTTGTTTTCGTGCCTAAGTGGGTAGCTTCCCCTCCCCATAATTTCAACCTCTTGGTAGACGGGCAAGGCGCCAGTTTAAAGTTCTTTTGGATCATCATGCATTCATTACATGAAATTACCTTTATCCTGGCAATTATTTTCTGTTGGAAAATTGCCATGGTTAGAAATTGGCTGTTGATCTTATTCGCGATCCACTTTGCAGTGCGCGTTTGGACCCTTTCCTATTTTGCACCCAATATTATCGCGTTCCAGGGAATGGCAGAAAATCCTTCCTTAGCGAAAGACCTGGTAAGCAGCACCAAGTTATGGCAAACGCTGAACTACATTAGGGTCGCCATTTTTATTGCTGTTTCATTGGGTTTAATCCCGGTATGGTTGAAGTTGGTAGGGTTGAGAGGATGA
- a CDS encoding RNA polymerase sigma factor, protein MAQNPAYKELLPHLFRQEYAKMTAVLCRHFGLKHIEIAEDIASDTFLKASEQWAIDGIPSNPVAWLYTVAKNKAKDYFKHESIFESKVKNGLTPGTYSYETGFEFNHQIIADSQLAMIFAVCNPANTPESQICLALQILCGFSVEEIANAFLSNNETIKKRLYRARANLRNNNFQIHNLGGADIEERLEVVLKTLYLLFNEGYYSKSGNQVIRGELCSEAIRLAVFLSGNPLTLNTKVQALIALMYYQSSRLSARTGEHGEVILFDNQDRRQWDSSLIAQGHYYLVNACTGEQISKYHLEAGIAYWHTTPADQNKWPHILQLYNQLILVEYSPITALNRLFAYAKVYGAARTIPEAEQLQLTDIHYYHELLGYLYTEIDTFKAIEHYENAIQLTKSPVEREMILKELGRLREEKI, encoded by the coding sequence TTGGCCCAAAACCCGGCATATAAAGAATTGTTACCGCATTTATTCCGGCAGGAATATGCTAAAATGACGGCAGTATTGTGCCGTCATTTTGGTTTAAAACATATAGAGATAGCCGAAGATATTGCCAGTGATACCTTCTTAAAGGCTTCTGAGCAATGGGCCATAGACGGCATTCCCAGCAACCCGGTAGCATGGTTATACACGGTAGCTAAAAATAAAGCCAAAGATTATTTCAAGCATGAAAGTATTTTTGAATCGAAGGTTAAGAACGGGTTAACTCCCGGCACTTATTCGTACGAAACTGGTTTTGAATTTAACCACCAAATTATTGCAGATAGTCAATTGGCCATGATCTTCGCAGTATGCAATCCCGCCAACACGCCGGAAAGTCAAATCTGCCTGGCCCTACAAATACTCTGCGGTTTTAGCGTTGAAGAAATCGCCAATGCTTTCCTAAGCAATAACGAAACGATTAAGAAACGCTTGTACCGCGCCAGGGCTAATCTTCGCAACAATAATTTCCAAATACATAATCTAGGCGGAGCAGACATTGAAGAACGTTTAGAAGTCGTGCTTAAGACATTATATTTATTGTTTAACGAAGGTTATTATTCGAAATCCGGCAACCAGGTTATCCGCGGGGAGCTATGCTCCGAGGCAATCCGCTTGGCGGTATTTTTGAGTGGAAACCCGCTAACTTTGAATACCAAGGTACAGGCGCTAATTGCCTTGATGTATTATCAAAGTTCCAGGTTATCGGCAAGAACCGGCGAACATGGCGAAGTCATATTATTTGATAACCAAGATCGACGCCAGTGGGATTCATCACTCATTGCACAGGGCCATTACTACCTGGTTAATGCATGCACAGGCGAGCAAATCTCAAAATATCATTTAGAAGCGGGCATCGCCTATTGGCATACCACCCCGGCTGATCAAAATAAGTGGCCACACATCCTGCAATTATATAATCAACTGATCCTCGTTGAATATTCACCAATCACTGCACTGAACCGGCTATTCGCCTATGCTAAAGTGTACGGAGCAGCAAGAACGATCCCGGAAGCGGAGCAATTACAATTAACGGATATCCATTATTACCACGAGTTACTAGGCTACCTCTATACAGAAATTGACACCTTCAAAGCGATTGAACATTATGAAAATGCTATCCAGCTAACGAAATCTCCGGTGGAAAGGGAGATGATTTTAAAGGAGCTGGGGAGGTTAAGGGAGGAAAAGATATAA